A single window of Pseudomonas sp. ML2-2023-3 DNA harbors:
- a CDS encoding DotD/TraH family lipoprotein (Members of this family include DotD of type IVB secretion systems and TraH of plasmid conjugative plasmid systems, both lipoproteins.), which produces MDLNRYPFVALLAALALTGCASKQPDVSAQALIDQQILEASQKIQAAQVDLYQAGALNSRVVMRNPNTDLNDKQFVTISWQGDAVQLLTKLAQDRGERFEFMGLRMPLPVNIDVKGVQYQTVLSMLRAQIGYRAVITEAPGKLVLQYNRPQG; this is translated from the coding sequence ATGGACCTGAACCGATACCCGTTTGTCGCGTTGCTTGCTGCACTCGCTCTGACAGGTTGTGCTTCCAAGCAGCCTGACGTCAGCGCCCAGGCTTTAATCGATCAGCAAATTCTCGAAGCTTCTCAGAAAATCCAAGCTGCGCAGGTCGACCTGTACCAGGCTGGTGCTTTGAACAGTCGTGTGGTGATGCGCAATCCCAACACCGATTTGAACGACAAACAATTCGTAACCATCAGCTGGCAAGGTGATGCCGTGCAGCTGCTCACGAAGCTCGCACAAGACCGCGGCGAGCGTTTTGAGTTTATGGGCTTACGCATGCCGTTGCCTGTGAACATCGACGTCAAGGGCGTGCAGTATCAGACAGTTCTTTCCATGCTGCGCGCGCAGATCGGGTACCGTGCCGTCATTACTGAGGCCCCAGGTAAACTGGTCCTGCAGTACAACCGGCCCCAAGGCTGA
- the traI gene encoding TraI/MobA(P) family conjugative relaxase yields MLAKVPPRRADGKSSFADLVQYATQRDDEKKELTDELDPGYSRRDNAILESARAHLERAANNLRATGRISLTDADAIRGRLGSARRALDTDGRRHVTSQHEVPGDADRSGNQQLQKVDSDEHERSIAAARNHLATAASYLRQATRNHPDFAARARARRTAIAFHASASQRRNRADEQAALAELETGSLLGDSINEKSSSGVSCQHNCLSLETAAAEMRAVAAQNARVKDPVYHVILSWPSDEFPTDEQAFASGLHAMEAVGMKDHQYVFAIHHDTDNVHLHMTVNRVHPDSFNAVYPDRDYFRLDYAMRELELRYGLKHDNGPNVVVHENGSPIIQWASSKAKQQGKIPTKAADMERHADQQSLHSYARGEPRKQIAKLLKSEKMTWQTLHVQLAKFGLGIRPKGRGLAIFDFDDVSATGIKASDMHEQLSLARLVKRLGEYQERELPKDFVTASAYNKFASPKRDPIERQNRREERAQLRKATRARYDAYRVAFVTRRIDKEWVKQQFMMIRDQARQQRADIKSRIKHPLDRKAFYSILAFETLRSREELKTKIQLLRRELKSDPSNKKLTFREWVEREASNGDPGAISQLRGFTYGDRRKANTEGNAIIFAGDVDPTSSSNLFSAGTVRRDGAVVFRRGEGDPGFVDHGGKVSFPGGLLDDELLAHALDDTRTRWERPIEIKGTPEFVDAALKALIERGYSGDLADPTLNARLKALADQQAVAKARPIKRGPRA; encoded by the coding sequence ATGCTCGCCAAAGTCCCACCGCGCAGGGCTGATGGTAAATCCAGTTTTGCCGATTTGGTCCAATATGCGACACAACGAGACGATGAAAAAAAGGAACTGACTGATGAGCTCGATCCAGGCTACAGCCGAAGAGACAACGCAATTCTTGAGTCTGCTAGAGCGCATCTCGAAAGAGCAGCAAACAATCTGCGAGCGACTGGACGAATTAGCCTTACTGATGCAGATGCCATCAGAGGGCGTCTTGGAAGTGCTCGAAGGGCTCTTGATACCGATGGGCGTAGACATGTCACGTCTCAACACGAAGTTCCAGGAGACGCTGACCGAAGTGGTAACCAACAGCTCCAAAAGGTAGATTCCGATGAACATGAAAGAAGCATTGCCGCTGCTCGAAACCATCTTGCAACAGCAGCAAGTTATCTCCGACAAGCTACAAGAAATCATCCTGACTTTGCGGCACGAGCCAGAGCCCGTCGAACCGCAATTGCGTTTCATGCTTCAGCCTCTCAACGAAGGAATCGAGCAGATGAACAAGCAGCTCTAGCCGAACTAGAAACAGGCTCTTTGTTAGGTGACTCGATCAACGAGAAATCGTCTTCAGGCGTTTCCTGTCAGCACAACTGTTTGAGTCTTGAAACAGCTGCAGCTGAGATGAGAGCAGTTGCCGCTCAAAATGCTAGAGTTAAAGATCCTGTTTACCATGTGATTTTGAGTTGGCCATCTGACGAATTTCCAACTGATGAGCAGGCTTTTGCTTCTGGTCTTCATGCCATGGAAGCTGTAGGCATGAAAGATCATCAATACGTGTTTGCGATTCATCACGATACCGATAACGTACATCTCCATATGACCGTAAATAGAGTTCATCCTGACTCGTTCAATGCTGTGTATCCGGACCGTGATTATTTTCGTCTGGATTATGCAATGCGTGAGCTGGAGTTGCGGTACGGCTTGAAACACGACAATGGACCTAATGTCGTTGTTCATGAAAATGGAAGTCCTATTATTCAGTGGGCGTCCAGTAAGGCAAAACAGCAGGGCAAGATACCAACAAAGGCTGCTGACATGGAGCGTCATGCAGATCAACAAAGTCTTCACTCCTATGCCCGTGGCGAACCACGTAAGCAAATTGCTAAATTGCTAAAATCAGAAAAAATGACATGGCAAACACTCCATGTGCAATTAGCTAAATTTGGACTGGGTATTCGTCCTAAAGGTCGTGGGCTTGCAATCTTTGATTTTGATGATGTCTCAGCGACAGGAATTAAAGCAAGCGACATGCACGAGCAGTTGTCACTAGCGCGTCTGGTTAAACGACTTGGTGAATATCAAGAGCGAGAGTTGCCTAAAGACTTTGTGACCGCCTCTGCTTACAATAAATTCGCTAGCCCTAAGCGCGATCCTATTGAGCGGCAAAATCGCCGTGAAGAGCGTGCACAGCTTCGTAAAGCGACACGGGCACGTTATGATGCATACCGTGTTGCGTTTGTTACACGCCGAATTGATAAAGAGTGGGTCAAGCAACAATTTATGATGATCCGCGATCAAGCCCGCCAGCAACGGGCAGATATAAAGTCACGAATCAAACATCCACTTGATCGTAAAGCATTCTACAGTATTCTTGCTTTTGAAACATTAAGGTCGCGTGAGGAACTCAAGACTAAAATCCAATTGTTACGTCGCGAATTAAAGAGTGATCCTTCGAATAAGAAGCTTACATTCCGTGAGTGGGTAGAGCGTGAGGCTTCTAACGGCGATCCTGGTGCGATTAGTCAGTTGCGTGGATTTACCTATGGCGATAGACGCAAAGCGAATACGGAAGGTAATGCGATCATTTTTGCAGGGGATGTTGATCCTACTTCAAGTTCAAATTTGTTTTCCGCTGGCACTGTCCGCCGTGATGGGGCCGTAGTTTTTCGTAGGGGTGAAGGAGATCCGGGTTTTGTGGATCACGGCGGGAAGGTTTCTTTCCCTGGAGGCCTCCTCGACGACGAGCTGCTCGCCCATGCACTTGATGACACGCGTACTCGGTGGGAGCGGCCTATTGAGATAAAAGGTACCCCCGAATTCGTTGACGCGGCTTTAAAGGCACTCATTGAACGTGGTTACTCCGGTGATCTAGCCGATCCGACCTTGAACGCTCGGCTCAAAGCTTTGGCTGACCAGCAGGCCGTGGCGAAGGCCAGGCCTATAAAACGCGGGCCACGTGCATAA
- the mobA gene encoding plasmid mobilization protein MobA translates to MSTSEQRRRTGRLPPIRCFEDEEEIVRQKAHDCGQSVGQFMLATALNRRTRSKVDGHILNELRRLGGLQKHLYNESGGRHSKELAEILVELKQAIIRIGS, encoded by the coding sequence ATGAGTACGAGTGAACAGCGGCGTCGAACCGGCCGCCTGCCACCTATTAGGTGTTTTGAGGATGAGGAAGAAATCGTTAGGCAGAAAGCCCATGACTGCGGCCAGAGCGTGGGGCAGTTCATGCTTGCGACTGCTCTGAATAGGCGCACGCGTAGCAAGGTCGACGGGCACATCCTCAACGAGCTGCGGAGGCTTGGGGGCCTTCAAAAGCACCTGTACAACGAAAGCGGGGGCAGGCATTCCAAGGAGTTGGCAGAGATTCTTGTTGAGCTGAAGCAAGCCATCATAAGGATTGGTTCTTAA
- a CDS encoding AAA family ATPase codes for MKSKEAKKGDIYFVGGGKGGVGKTFTTIALVDALEQAGVKVLLIESDTSNPDVWKMYKDQIETRLIDLDDANGWIDLVNACDEFKDHVVVINTAARNNKGVVAYGETLNSTLVELGRELTTLWVINRQRDSLELLKEYRDALPGTKVHVIRNGYFGNEQKFELYNFSKTREMIESEGGKSLLLPDLADRVSDDLYSKRLSVSQAMIELPIGNRAELSRWRRDAARMIGEVIDG; via the coding sequence ATGAAATCTAAAGAAGCTAAAAAAGGTGATATTTATTTCGTTGGCGGGGGTAAAGGCGGTGTAGGGAAAACCTTCACTACGATTGCCCTCGTTGATGCGCTCGAACAAGCAGGCGTGAAGGTTCTGCTTATTGAATCGGACACATCTAATCCAGACGTTTGGAAAATGTACAAGGATCAAATTGAAACTCGACTGATTGACCTTGATGATGCAAATGGCTGGATTGATCTTGTAAACGCCTGCGATGAGTTCAAAGATCATGTCGTAGTGATCAACACAGCAGCACGAAATAACAAAGGTGTTGTTGCATATGGCGAGACACTGAATAGCACACTCGTGGAGCTGGGCCGTGAATTGACAACGCTATGGGTGATCAATCGTCAGAGGGACAGCCTGGAACTCCTAAAAGAGTATCGAGACGCTCTGCCTGGTACGAAGGTTCATGTGATCCGAAACGGATACTTCGGTAACGAGCAGAAGTTTGAACTCTACAATTTCTCTAAAACACGGGAAATGATTGAAAGTGAAGGTGGAAAATCTCTTTTGCTACCAGATCTTGCGGACAGGGTTAGTGATGATCTCTACAGCAAACGGTTGTCGGTTTCACAAGCAATGATCGAACTTCCTATCGGCAATCGTGCCGAATTATCAAGGTGGCGGCGTGATGCGGCACGAATGATTGGTGAGGTGATCGATGGATGA
- a CDS encoding type IV secretory system conjugative DNA transfer family protein, whose product MKRFMFAVLPLMVSFATHAAEEPVLDPSSSDTKSMVETSPPDLDALLNPQSQATTKVTDIRSQLLSGVGHTVGFRGGMAARGHELVDGLNSREPALDAMYKFAPMIAKNGTLPPVIVEARDLSAFTPDQIRTANRVYKIEREERFVSVPPTWRDYLYVGLPVRQSVELPAFEARPQDDAEDQIWKKAVREGWADGYKQADAILEANFHRLTRDYTGMHLYSTLLQADMITTTRVAESQQTVTGDSKQMMLGDKLRRVTDKAKFVTDPGKWRPSVKKDAAKPNPVVAPTAPVPAQ is encoded by the coding sequence ATGAAACGGTTTATGTTCGCGGTTCTCCCTTTGATGGTTTCCTTCGCCACGCACGCTGCAGAGGAGCCTGTGCTCGATCCTTCGAGTAGCGATACAAAGTCCATGGTTGAAACGTCGCCTCCAGATCTAGACGCTCTGCTCAATCCTCAATCCCAAGCGACTACCAAAGTGACCGATATCCGCTCTCAGCTGCTATCGGGCGTTGGTCATACAGTGGGCTTTCGCGGGGGAATGGCTGCTCGTGGTCACGAGCTGGTTGACGGGCTTAACAGCCGGGAACCGGCTCTAGACGCTATGTACAAATTCGCCCCGATGATTGCCAAAAACGGGACGCTGCCTCCGGTTATCGTTGAAGCTCGTGACCTGTCAGCTTTTACCCCGGATCAGATCCGTACCGCTAATCGCGTATACAAGATTGAGCGCGAAGAACGCTTTGTGAGCGTCCCTCCCACCTGGCGGGACTATCTTTACGTTGGATTACCCGTTCGCCAGTCAGTAGAGCTCCCGGCTTTTGAAGCTCGACCGCAGGATGATGCAGAAGACCAGATCTGGAAAAAGGCAGTCCGTGAAGGTTGGGCTGATGGTTACAAGCAAGCGGACGCGATTCTTGAAGCGAATTTTCATCGCCTCACTCGCGATTACACCGGCATGCACCTTTATTCAACCTTGCTCCAGGCTGACATGATCACGACTACTCGTGTAGCTGAATCCCAGCAGACCGTGACCGGTGATAGTAAGCAAATGATGTTGGGCGACAAGCTGCGTAGGGTTACAGACAAGGCTAAGTTCGTTACGGATCCTGGTAAGTGGCGTCCAAGCGTCAAAAAGGATGCAGCAAAACCGAATCCTGTAGTGGCGCCTACCGCTCCGGTGCCGGCGCAATGA
- the traJ gene encoding plasmid transfer ATPase TraJ has translation MIQPVLEPFNFEGDLGPHSFRRFLKYCADKGVSDVLVQGGDYIWAELHGRQLRASVSTVKQGQLSVLIASLWSPEIESLIKQGDEGVDRALEITGSDIGLERGLTLRFRTNFVQARIANLDEAYSITMRVIPVDLPDIHKMGIEPDLFEELFPESGLVVVCGPTGSGKTTLQAGIYGHIGVVMPDRKVITFDDPIEYVLGGPHWKGPQPAQSQIGRDIKDFPKAMRNAVRRKPSIIGIGEARDRVSIEAMVEASLSGHTCYATMHTESVAETINRAIQTYPPEQQSGIASRLAGALRVIIVQRLLKTTDGKRAAIREYLVFDREFRSKMQTLPYNEWAMLIRTKLEEAEATLDDKAWKLLQDGRILQDDFVGVAGMKEFRRRSLSAQES, from the coding sequence ATGATTCAACCGGTTTTGGAGCCCTTCAATTTCGAGGGTGATCTCGGTCCACACAGCTTTCGCAGATTCCTAAAATACTGCGCGGACAAAGGCGTTTCAGACGTATTGGTGCAAGGCGGCGACTATATCTGGGCGGAACTGCATGGCAGGCAGCTTCGAGCATCCGTCTCTACTGTGAAACAGGGGCAGCTTTCAGTCTTGATTGCTTCCCTGTGGTCACCTGAGATTGAGAGCCTGATAAAGCAAGGCGACGAAGGCGTTGACCGCGCTCTTGAGATCACCGGCAGCGATATCGGGCTTGAGCGCGGTTTGACACTTCGCTTCCGCACCAACTTTGTTCAGGCCCGCATTGCGAACCTGGATGAAGCGTACTCGATCACCATGCGTGTGATTCCTGTCGACCTCCCCGATATCCATAAAATGGGGATCGAGCCTGATCTGTTTGAAGAGCTTTTTCCGGAATCCGGATTGGTTGTCGTCTGTGGTCCGACCGGCTCAGGAAAGACGACCTTGCAAGCTGGTATCTATGGACACATCGGCGTTGTGATGCCTGATCGTAAGGTCATCACATTCGATGATCCTATTGAGTACGTCCTCGGTGGGCCACACTGGAAAGGACCTCAACCGGCCCAGTCGCAAATTGGCCGGGACATAAAAGACTTTCCAAAAGCAATGCGTAACGCCGTACGACGCAAGCCAAGTATCATTGGGATTGGTGAGGCTCGTGACCGTGTTTCTATCGAGGCGATGGTTGAAGCCAGCTTATCTGGGCACACGTGTTACGCCACAATGCACACGGAGTCTGTAGCAGAGACTATTAACCGGGCCATTCAAACCTACCCACCTGAGCAACAATCTGGGATTGCATCTCGGCTCGCTGGTGCGTTGCGGGTTATCATCGTGCAAAGGCTTCTTAAAACGACTGATGGCAAACGTGCTGCGATTCGAGAGTACCTGGTCTTTGATCGGGAGTTCAGGTCGAAAATGCAAACCCTCCCGTATAACGAGTGGGCAATGTTGATACGGACCAAGCTTGAGGAGGCCGAGGCCACTCTTGATGACAAAGCTTGGAAGCTGCTTCAGGACGGCAGGATCCTGCAGGATGATTTTGTCGGTGTTGCAGGCATGAAGGAATTCAGAAGGCGCTCGCTGAGCGCGCAGGAGAGTTAG